Proteins found in one Portunus trituberculatus isolate SZX2019 unplaced genomic scaffold, ASM1759143v1 PGA_scaffold_229__1_contigs__length_52492, whole genome shotgun sequence genomic segment:
- the LOC123500430 gene encoding ankyrin-1-like, with the protein MVSSPPDGSQELPQPMMTEPATKELVKGVLEGDEALVRSALAGGARPDVTLPTNAGSSGCLVCAAASKGHDHLLPHLLQAGLSIEGGGTTDRTPLMLAAIEGHTQTVKALLSLGANPLATERQDTHTHTHTGWTALHFAAVRGWQECVAALLPVTPPTAAHLEGRTPVHVASRHGQVQVLEQLAGAGWPLTARDSDGWTPLHCAAMGGHVSAVRWLVRRGVDPRVQDKAGNTPLAVAVHHGRHEVVTWLIKNGGGGVTEGSEAQHVSVEAVVSKSGGCGVTGWRTGALSSPNQSPPRKGLTLPRQGGQPTNSVSRSLVT; encoded by the exons ATGGTGTCCAGCCCACCTGATGGCTCACAGGAATTGCCCCAGCCAATGATGACAGAACCAGCTACAAAG gagctggTCAAGGGTGTGTTGGAAGGCGATGAGGCACTGGTGAGGTCTGCTCTTGCTGGGGGTGCCCGCCCTGATGTCACCCTCCCCACTAATGCTGGATCGTCAGGGTGTCTGGTGTGTGCGGCTGCCAGCAAGGGCCACGACCACCTGCTGCCTCACCTACTTCAGGCAGGGCTGAGCATAGAAGGTGGAGGCACCACTGACAGGACACCGCTGATGCTGGCTGCCATAGAGGgccacacacagacagtgaAGGCGCTGCTCTCTCTCGGCGCGAACCCTCTGGCGACTGAGAGGCAAG acacacacacacacacacacacaggatggacAGCCCTTCACTTTGCTGCAGTGCGGGGCTGGCAGGAGTGTGTGGCTGCCCTCCTGCCCGTCACCCCCCCCACTGCCGCACACCTGGAGGGACGCACACCGGTGCACGTCGCCAGTCGCCATGGCCAGGTGCAGGTACTGGAGCAGCTGGCGGGGGCTGGCTGGCCCCTCACCGCCAGGGACAGTGATGGCTGGACACCCCTGCACTGTGCTGCCATGGGGGGACACGTATCAGCTGTGCGGTGGCTGGTGCGGCGAGGTGTTGACCCGCGCGTGCAGGACAAGGCTGGTAACACCCCGCTGGCCGTGGCCGTGCATCATGGCCGCCACGAGGTGGTGACCTGGCTGATCAAGAATGGCGGCGGTGGCGTGACTGAGGGCAGCGAGGCTCAGCATGTGTCTGTGGAGGCTGTGGTGAGTAAGTCAGGTGGCTGTGGTGTGACTGGCTGGCGGACCGgcgctctctcctctcccaaccAATCACCTCCCAGGAAAGGCCTCACTCTCCCCCGCCAAGGAGGGCAGCCGACCAATAGCGTGTCCCGGTCACTAGTCACGTGA